A genomic region of Nitrospirota bacterium contains the following coding sequences:
- the gcvH gene encoding glycine cleavage system protein GcvH, translating into MNPDDLKYHKEHTWVKVTGKKATIGITDYAQQSLGDIVYIDLPEVDMDVEANSEFGEIESTKTTSSLLSPVSGRVIDVNEELSESPETINEDPYGKGWIAVIKLDDLSEIDDLMDYSEYTKYVEEEAK; encoded by the coding sequence ATGAATCCAGATGATTTGAAATATCATAAAGAACACACATGGGTAAAAGTCACTGGTAAAAAAGCAACTATTGGAATTACTGATTATGCTCAACAATCTTTAGGAGATATAGTTTATATTGATCTTCCAGAAGTGGATATGGATGTTGAAGCAAATAGTGAGTTTGGAGAGATAGAATCTACTAAAACTACTTCTTCTCTTTTATCACCGGTAAGCGGGAGAGTCATCGATGTGAATGAAGAGCTTTCAGAATCTCCTGAAACCATTAATGAAGACCCTTATGGTAAAGGATGGATAGCAGTAATCAAACTTGATGATTTATCAGAGATTGATGACCTTATGGACTATTCAGAATATACGAAATATGTTGAAGAAGAAGCAAAATGA
- a CDS encoding dephospho-CoA kinase: MCIIHLMLVIGLTGNYGMGKSTVLPIFKKLGALTVDTDKIVKRLLTRKLILKKIRSVFGKEVFNDDGSLNREKIADLVFTDDTMRRYLEDILHPVVFDEIERYLKKRKNKYQIAIIEIPLLFERGYQDRFDQTIVIHTKENVAIKRLENQGINRERALMRLRSQIPIELKIEKADYLIDNNGAIQNTKAQIKIIYEKLMKEVKNEYHQRT; this comes from the coding sequence TTGTGTATAATACACCTTATGCTTGTTATCGGGCTTACAGGGAACTATGGTATGGGAAAGAGTACGGTCCTTCCAATATTTAAGAAGCTTGGAGCTTTAACTGTTGATACTGATAAGATAGTGAAGAGACTACTTACAAGAAAATTAATACTCAAAAAAATACGATCAGTTTTTGGGAAAGAGGTATTTAATGATGATGGAAGTCTGAACAGGGAAAAGATTGCAGATCTTGTTTTTACTGATGATACCATGAGGCGATACCTCGAGGATATTCTGCATCCAGTGGTTTTTGATGAAATAGAAAGATATTTAAAAAAAAGAAAAAATAAATATCAAATCGCAATTATAGAAATACCATTACTTTTTGAGAGAGGATATCAGGACAGGTTCGATCAAACCATAGTGATCCATACAAAAGAGAATGTTGCCATTAAACGCCTTGAAAATCAAGGTATAAATCGTGAAAGAGCATTGATGAGGTTGAGGTCTCAAATTCCTATTGAATTAAAAATAGAAAAAGCTGATTATCTGATAGACAACAATGGTGCAATACAAAATACTAAAGCACAGATAAAGATAATTTATGAAAAACTTATGAAAGAGGTTAAGAATGAATATCATCAGAGGACTTGA
- a CDS encoding ankyrin repeat domain-containing protein produces MINVRMILRNGLVFPLLLVTGVCILFGCNTKETYKRELERRGIAYSVESFHNIVGAGYKDMTELFLKAGMNINAGGPSGDTALMVAAVTGNIEMLKFLIQKGADVNAKNIYGYTATMYTASIGNTEVLKILIKNKADINARNNDGETALMLAALNDQIGSVKFLIEEGADINIKNNVGKTALEYAFLNTQIADLLRQATINK; encoded by the coding sequence ATGATAAACGTAAGGATGATTTTAAGAAATGGTCTTGTATTCCCCTTATTATTAGTAACTGGTGTATGCATACTTTTTGGATGCAATACAAAAGAAACTTATAAACGAGAATTGGAACGAAGAGGAATAGCTTACTCTGTTGAATCTTTTCATAATATAGTTGGAGCTGGATATAAAGACATGACTGAATTATTTTTAAAAGCTGGTATGAATATAAATGCAGGAGGACCAAGTGGTGATACAGCATTAATGGTAGCTGCAGTAACCGGTAACATAGAGATGCTTAAATTCTTAATACAAAAAGGTGCAGATGTAAATGCAAAAAATATTTATGGATATACTGCAACGATGTATACTGCATCAATTGGAAACACAGAAGTCCTTAAAATTCTTATTAAAAACAAGGCTGATATCAATGCCAGGAATAATGACGGAGAAACAGCTTTAATGCTTGCAGCCTTAAATGATCAGATTGGGTCAGTAAAATTTCTTATAGAAGAAGGCGCTGATATTAACATAAAAAACAATGTCGGAAAAACAGCTTTAGAATATGCTTTTTTAAATACTCAGATAGCGGACTTACTTAGGCAGGCTACAATTAACAAATAA